A genomic region of Deltaproteobacteria bacterium contains the following coding sequences:
- a CDS encoding TIM barrel protein, which produces MNAVASEAEARSLFAFAKRARVPVLSIAPDAEVLGALDALCAEHAEVRLAIHNHGPGMAWETIEEIEAALSERHPSFGACVDTGHFIRSGIDPTLALRRFGARVHGVHLKDFVSEGAFAEGCILGAGKLDLDAVFRALREIEFRGALSLEYERSPENVVPGLVACLRAASEAAERVSRS; this is translated from the coding sequence GTGAATGCCGTCGCCAGCGAAGCGGAGGCGCGCTCGCTGTTCGCGTTCGCGAAGCGAGCGCGAGTTCCAGTGCTTTCGATCGCGCCCGACGCGGAGGTGTTGGGAGCGCTCGATGCGCTGTGCGCGGAGCACGCGGAGGTGCGGCTCGCGATTCACAATCACGGGCCGGGCATGGCATGGGAGACGATCGAGGAGATCGAGGCGGCGCTCTCGGAGAGGCATCCGAGCTTCGGCGCTTGCGTCGACACGGGGCACTTCATTCGCAGCGGCATCGATCCCACCCTGGCGCTGCGGCGTTTCGGTGCGCGCGTGCACGGCGTGCACCTCAAGGACTTCGTCAGCGAAGGTGCGTTCGCGGAGGGCTGCATCCTCGGCGCGGGCAAGCTCGATCTCGACGCGGTGTTTCGCGCGCTGCGCGAGATCGAGTTCCGCGGCGCGCTCTCGCTCGAGTACGAGCGCAGTCCCGAGAACGTCGTGCCAGGTCTCGTCGCGTGTCTGCGCGCCGCGTCGGAGGCGGCGGAGCGCGTTTCGCGCAGCTGA